One stretch of Miscanthus floridulus cultivar M001 chromosome 18, ASM1932011v1, whole genome shotgun sequence DNA includes these proteins:
- the LOC136523782 gene encoding zealexin A1 synthase-like: protein MEPLHPWCLYIMILILVLLALVLLDLHCLRTPPCAPGTRLPPGPWRLPVIGTLHHLMTVKNPRLVHRALAVLARRWDAPVMYVRLGELHAVVVSSADAAREVIRENDTNFATRTMTATVRATIGDKVGLVLSPHGAMWRRLRRICTTELLSARRVRSFRSIREDEAAHLARAIVMDARSAIAPGERERQLINVSELVSRFVSDTVLRAIMGERFRWRDEFMATLAKAMTRGAEFSAGDLFPSSKLLRAINGTVSESKALNAKLFELVDRAIDQRRGRKAGAAAEEGANDALLDVLLRLQEHDDDLDCPLTIATIKAVILDMFGTGTSTTSTTIQWAMLELMKNPKLMRKVQQEICHVLGCKSRVTEDNLTNLKYLKLVIKETLRLHPATCVLFPKASQESCKILGYDVPKGMLMVMNVWAINRDPKYWDDAEVFKPERFEGTTVDFRGTDFQFLPFSGGRRMCPGIMLAHANIELALATLLYHFDWQLPPGATPDQVDMAEKFGIDVRPKRDVYLCPVLVLPPKIE, encoded by the exons ATGGAGCCACTACACCCTTGGTGCTTGTATATTATGATTCTAATCTTGGTCCTCCTAGCTCTAGTACTCCTCGATCTGCATTGTCTACGGACTCCACCTTGTGCGCCAGGGACAAGGTTGCCGCCGGGACCATGGCGGCTCCCGGTAATTGGCACCCTCCACCACCTAATGACCGTGAAGAACCCACGGCTCGTGCACCGTGCCTTGGCCGTCCTCGCACGCCGCTGGGACGCCCCCGTCATGTACGTCCGGCTAGGGGAGCTGCACGCCGTCGTCGTCTCGTCGGCCGACGCCGCACGCGAAGTTATCAGGGAGAACGACACCAACTTCGCCACGCGGACCATGACCGCGACCGTGAGAGCCACCATCGGAGACAAGGTGGGGCTCGTCCTGTCTCCGCACGGCGCCATGTGGCGGAGGCTCCGCAGGATCTGCACGACGGAGCTTCTGAGCGCAAGGCGCGTTCGATCCTTCCGCTCCATCCGGGAGGATGAGGCCGCGCACCTCGCCCGCGCCATCGTCATGGACGCGCGCTCCGCGATCGCGCCCGGCGAGCGTGAGCGCCAGTTGATCAACGTCAGCGAGCTGGTGTCTCGGTTCGTGTCCGACACCGTTCTGCGCGCCATCATGGGCGAGCGGTTCAGGTGGCGGGACGAGTTCATGGCCACTCTGGCCAAGGCCATGACGAGGGGCGCCGAGTTCAGCGCGGGGGACCTGTTCCCGTCGTCGAAGCTCCTGCGAGCCATTAACGGCACGGTGAGCGAGTCCAAGGCGCTGAACGCCAAGCTGTTCGAGCTGGTGGATCGCGCCATCGACCAGCGCCGCGGGAGGAAGGCTGGAGCGGCTGCCGAAGAAGGCGCCAACGACGCATTGCTCGATGTGCTTCTGCGGTTGCAGGAACACGATGATGATCTCGACTGCCCTCTCACCATTGCGACCATAAAAGCTGTCATCCTG GACATGTTTGGGACTGGAACCAGTACAACATCGACAACGATCCAATGGGCCATGTTAGAGCTGATGAAGAATCCAAAACTGATGCGGAAAGTGCAACAAGAGATCTGCCATGTCCTGGGATGCAAGTCGCGGGTAACAGAGGACAACTTGACCAACCTGAAGTACCTAAAGCTTGTCATCAAGGAAACACTACGGTTGCACCCAGCAACATGCGTACTCTTCCCAAAAGCGAGTCAGGAATCTTGCAAGATCCTTGGGTATGATGTGCCCAAAGGCATGCTCATGGTCATGAATGTGTGGGCGATTAACAGGGACCCAAAATACTGGGATGATGCCGAGGTTTTCAAGCCAGAGCGTTTCGAAGGAACTACCGTTGATTTTCGTGGCACGGACTTCCAGTTCTTGCCGTTCAGTGGAGGAAGAAGGATGTGCCCCGGCATAATGCTGGCGCATGCCAACATCGAGTTGGCACTCGCGACACTCCTATACCACTTCGACTGGCAGCTCCCACCGGGTGCCACACCCGACCAGGTAGACATGGCTGAGAAATTTGGTATCGATGTTCGCCCAAAGAGGGATGTTTACCTCTGTCCAGTCCTAGTTCTGCCACCGAAAATTGAGTAG